GGACTATAGGTTTTGCATACAAGTAATACAGTCATAGTGATAATATTGTCTTGCAGTGCTATACCAAACTCAAGTATCATGGTCGCCAAGTTAGCTTCACAATGCCATAACAAAGTAGACAAAAATAGTGTATTaacttgattttttaaaaaatggattcaTCAACAGACAGGTTTTATCTTTAGATATTCAAATATGGTCTTTCACATTTGAACATTGGTACGCATGTTTTCAAATATTAATTTCACCCACACATTCTGCATATTAGACAGTTTGGTGTATTGTACGTCTGTGTTGACTCTGTTGCTGTCCTTCAAGGTGTCTCTGTCCATGGCTGGTCTCATGTCAGCAGATTCAGTGTCTCATACCTTGCAAGTTCAACAATGGGatggagaggtgagacaggagtCACGGCACGCCGCCGATCTCAAACAGCTTGATAACGGAGTCAAGATCCCGCCCAGGTGAAACATGAGGTCACATATGCACCTTCACTGCAGTTATGAGGCAGTTCCTTACAAATGAGCTATTTTATAAACAGCTGTTCACAGACGTTTGTAACTCACCGTATACAGCTCATTGTATTCCAGTATGTAACGAAGGTGTCTGTGTCTTTACATACTGTAAAATTTATAATGGTATTTTAGGCCTTTATTAGttacagtgttaaaaaaatgtacagatgGTTATTGTCTTGCATTGGGGATACAGTCATGCAAATTGTTGCGTCTTCACTCACAAATCTTTTGCCCAGGTTAGGGAtagccattttatttttcaaaacatacaaGATCTCCCAGGGAACTTTAAGAGACAGGCTATTAactgagaggaggagtgtaCTAGAAGTTTTACAGTACTTGTCATTTCTCCATCGTAGTGGCTGGCGGTGTGAGGTATGTGACCTGCAGGAGAACCTGTGGATGAACCTGACGGACGGCAAAGTGCTGTGTGGTCGCAGATACTTTGATGGCTCTGGGGGAAACAACCATGCTCTGCTCCACTTCCAGCAGACAGGACACCCACTTGCTGTCAAACTGGGTACTATCACCCCTGATGGAGCAGGTATGGGCATGGTATTCTTCTGTCTCCCTCAACTCTTGAAAATTAATGAAAGTTTGTGGATTTGAGAACAATGAAAGAAAGGTCATACAAGTTTTTGAAAAGTAAATTTCTGACTTTGAGaggatttgatttgtttttattaaaatggtatCACCTAAGTTTCCCATCATGAGGAAAATCCTGGGATAGTTTCTATCCATGGGTCATCAGAACCCTGAACTCCTCACTTTAACAGCTATCTACAACATGGAGGACTCTCTGtacatttgtatattttatatatttttttaatttattcttattgctatctttttttattcaatatattttatttatttcttgtctGTTTGCACTACAGGGAGGTTGCAATTTCGTTGTGTGCCTGGTCATGCAATGACaaaaaagttcattcattcattcattcatagagACCTCCAGGCTTAACATGAGGGGCTTTAGCTCGATGCATCTGTGATGTCTAATTCTAACTATTGTCATGTCTTACTCAAAGCATGTGAGTGGAGCAAACATAATTTAATAAGAGTGGGGAGTGCAGTTTATAAGATCCAGCTCTAGTATCAGAACTCTGGCACAAGTGGCAGGTTTTCCCCGGTGTATTACAAGCCCAGCAGGCCATGGGGCCTGACTTGGCCCCCTGCCAGGCCAAAGcatcacaagaaaatgaattttaagcATGGATGAGGGATCTAGGGGTGCTGCAGGTGCTGGAGAATTGGCACATTTGTCAAACAGTACTGTCTGAAgatccctgaatgcaacatatACTAAgctatatatatagatacagataaacctatatctatagatagatagatatatggaTATACatttagatagacagatatttAGATATAGGTATGAAATGTCATAATATCTCAATTCTAAGCTAATTCTAAGATCATTGGATCATTATTTCTTTGGACTTCTCTGTCTGCTTCCCAAACTATTATAGAAATCTTTTATaactgtaaatgtaattaaataaaaatgcttaTAAATGTTTCtcttacacacaaaacaaactggtAAAGAAATGATTAGGATGTGGAGGTCTAAAAAATTAACTCACCTCATGAGTAGTAACAACAAGTTACTAACTCATTTTCGCTGCAGCCACCAGTGTGCAATTTGCTCAGTTAAGATTTGTCCTGCCTTGTTTGTCGTCTGTTTCTGCAATTAGGTCTGGTACCTTACCATCCAGTTTGACACAACTGCATGAGGAAGGCTTTGAATTGATAAAACCATGTATGATTTATAGCATATGTCactaaataaatgtcattaTCAGAGAAAGACTTGCCTGGCATTGCTGAGTGAAGTCCCAGGCACATGAGCAAAATATGGAACCGTGATCCTTTGTCTAGACCACAAGTGTATCAGATGTGGTTTTTTTTACTAGTagatatgttttattattaatcTGCACCAGCTCCACGGATACTCTTGTCTCAGCTGCATCTAAAAGGATGTAAGCCACCCTGAAGCGTTTATTTATGCTTCAAGtttatttctttccattttaCGCACGTAACTACAGTCATTTTGTATTGGGCTCTGAGTGCTTCCACAACAGGGGTGACCTATGCTCCACACTGTACGTGAACACCTTGCCACACAGACCGAGCactcgctgctgctgctctgctaaAAGTGCTGTTCACGCTACAGTTGTGGTCTAAACAAGGGGTGAGAGTTTCAGCTCACTCCTCTCTGCTCACATGCTCTGACATTGAAAACAAGACATTGAAAGTCATTGAAAGACCCTTGCACTTAATGTCTAAGTAAGTGTGGAAGCTCCGAGTGAGTCTCTATTCACAAACACTGATGAACTTCATAGGTGCATTTCCCTGAAGTTCAGTGCTTCCTTACCCCTGCTTGCtaacattttgctgtgtttccaGATGTGTATTCCTATGATGAGGATGACATGGTACTGGATCCCAAGTTACCAGAGCACCTGGCTCACTTTGGCATTGACATGATGACCATGGAGAAGGTAGGAGCTTCACAAGAATTTGTGAACTGTTTTAGTGGAAactgtctgtttctttgttttgtttaatttttcaaataTCCGATTCACAAATGATCCTAGTGAGGATGAAAAATGGCCACATTTCCTTAGGGTTTTCTACATATCGCATCATGTTCTTAAAGAGAAAAGTACTGCTCACCCACCCTGCTTTACCACGCAGGTGTGACATAATAACAcagatgttgtgtttttccctGTTGGCAGATACCCAGACAGTTATGGCTGGTTCTCCCTCACAGAGCTGCCATTGATTACATGTTATTGCAAATGGATCTGAAGTCCAGGCGCAATGTCAAAGAGCCTGTAGCTCTTACAAAACTAATACCTTGAAAATTTTGTCTAGGAAACATTCAtcctatttttctgtttcttcctcttgaCTTTTTCCTCTTTGATACTATTAGTCTAATCACTATCTCTCATGATCATCACATCCCTGTTATCATATCCACTTAATttcacccctctctctgttttttttctccacaccTGTTTATTCCCTGCTGCAATTAATTTCTTTGCCACCTGTTTCTCTTTTCACGCCCAGTTCAGACTATGTGACAAAAACCTGTACCTCTCACTGCATAGTGTTCTGTAGTTTGTTGTCCTGTCAGTATAGCTCTGCACACACTTCATGATACAGCACGGTTAGTGGCTGAAAGCATTGTGCTAAAGTGGAGCCTTAGTGGCAAGGGCAGTGTGCAGCACTTAAATGatgatgttgtgttgttttctagTTTGGGACTCTTCCGCCAGGTTTTACTGAAAGTTGTCACAGGCTATTGCTGTTATTCAACCCCCCCATTACCCCAAAAACACCACCTCCCATCCCCCCTCAAATTTTATACCCGTAATATCATCCTCACTATGCCAAGTGAAATCTCACACTAAAAGAGTGTTGCTGAGTTTATCCTGATGAGTCGTGTGTGAAAATCTCTGGATGTTTGAAAAAGCTCAAAGACTGGGTCAGACTGCCTTTCTGACCTGCTCAAACTGAATGAGCCAGACAGATTTTTGGCTCTGACATTTTCTCCTTCACATTTTGTCTCAGATCAAAAACTTGTCTGGCCCGGTCTTGGGCCCAGAGTCATGTAGTGTGTGCCCAGCTTCATCCACACTttcatgtctttgttttctctgctctcagacCGAGCGGACAATGACAGAGCTGGAGATTGCTGTGAATCAGCGGGTGGGTGAGTGGGAGGTGATCCAGGAGTCAGGGACCACCCTGCGGCCTCTCTCAGGCCCTGGCCTGACCGGCATGAAGAACCTGGGCAACAGCTGCTACCTCAACTCTGTCATGCAAGTGCTCTTCACCGTGCCGGACTTCCAGAACAAGTCAGTGCCATGTCATTGCAACAATATTTGTGATGTTAGTGAAAGTGATAATTTTTGCGTTCTAGTTTTTTTGGGGAGGCAGTCTGCACCAAACCAtcatgtaattttacatttggaGAAGATGATTTGTAGGTATACTGTCACATTTggtctttgtttaaaaaaattccAGCTGTTGTggtttggatattgcacttacCCATATTGCGATTTCGATATAgttttgattaattgtgcaTCCCTATTTGTTTCTGAATTTTAAACATAGTCTGCAGTGAAATTATTTCTGGTATGGCAATCATTACAGGACAGTAAAGATTTATTAATAAGAGTATAATCCTAAATGTAAAGAActttaatttccttttatttatacCTCTTAGGTATGTGTCTAACATTGACAAGATCTTTGATGAAGCGCCAAGCGACCCCACCCAGGACTTCAAAACCCAAGTGTGAGTATCCTCTTTTGTCTTCCACATCAGGTGACAGAACTTTGACTCTGGAGTTACTCTGCTGTTTAGTTGCTCTTTGTTAAAATATTCATCAGTGGTGAGGCAAGAGAGTCATGACATGGAGTTTGAAAGCTGTTACCACTGTAATACAGTTACTATCTTCCAGCTACTTCttcaactttaatttttttataaTGTGGTATATCATCTTGAATCTTACTGCTGTACTTTCAGACAGACTTACCTCCACACTTCATCTCATCATTTTAGCACTGAGCCTTTGCCAGGGAAAAGAGCTATGCTCCTATTTTGTTTCTTCTAAACTGACAGAGGCTCTTactatcaaaacaaaaatgaaacttaTACTCACATGTGAGTGTACTACACAATAACTTTACTTATTTGTTGTGAATAATATGTAAAATGGCCAGTTATTTGGATACAAGGTGAAGACAAGTCTTTAATACCACTTTTGGACTCAAGTAGGCATATAGCCTTCTTGCCAGTTTAGCTAGACTCAACACACTGCATTGGCAGATGAAGGATTGCAAATTAAGCACTAAAGCATAATTTGTAATTTCACAATATTATCTTACATTTTCACCCAAAATAGGAAATCTGTCACAGCCCAGTTCTaatgctctttctctctgttttggctGCCATACACAATTTTATGTATTCCCACCAGAGATGAATCCTCTCAGTGATGAGGCATTTCATCATGTTATTTGAAATGCCAAAATACATCTAGGCCTGTATCCAAATCCTCCTCCTGTGTGATACAGTTGGATGCACACTGATGTCAGCTTTGCTTGTTCATCACAGAGCCAAGCTGGGCTACGGTCTCCTGTCAGGAGAGTATTCCAAGCCAGCACCAGACCCAGGTGATGAAAATGGCACTTCTGAACCCAGGGTGAGTAGAAACAATCATTTACAGTGGATTTACAGGCCAGCCCTGTAACAGATATCCCCAGAACTTTTAGGAATTATTCTCATAAATAAGAGAGAGAATACGGTGCACCTAATATGAGTTCTCACTGTTAACAAATCAtagagcacgtttacatgcacaccttattcctgtattaaccagaatattcgcaatattacggttgcgcacgtgtcatgtaaacacgcaccgaacccgattaaggtcattttccggttggagagaattccgaataagacccctggcacaTGCCtattccaaccggaatattggggcatgtaaacaccttagtcggaaaatgccccgaaccggaatattcagtcacgactgcgcatgctcgacctgcaaggaattctgtggcgtctttgttgctatggttacctccaagcggggaaaacggcatggcgaacagcagcaagagccaggagactgcagtccgccttcagctaatgaaagacttaaatatcatggaggatatagatgggagaaaacatagaactagcgacagaagaaaaagaagaagacttcttggtctgtttttccggcagtgctatacgcgtgctgctgccccccgcagctGAGTGTCGCATTGCGTAAAAGattggaatacgccgaaacacgggggcatgccaagtaacatgtaaacagaatattccagttgccgcggcacagttaccttaaccggaatattgacccgaaccagaatatggtgtgcatgtaaacgtactcatatTCTTACTTTTTTGTTTCCCCAGGGTGATCAAATCGGCATAGCACCACGAATGTTTAAAGCACTTGTTGGGCGGGGCCACCCAGAGTTCTCCACCAACCGGCAGCAGGATGCTCAGGAGTTTTTATTGCACTTCATAAACATGGTGGAGGTAAAGTTGGCTTCACTCTGCTCCTCTTTTAGCTCCCCAGCACTTATGCTAcatcatatatacatatatatattttttgttttgcccaCAGAGGAACTGCCGTTCTGGCCTCAACCCATCTGAAGCCTTCAGATTTTTGGTGGAGGAGAGGATTGTGTGTCAGCAATCACAGAAAGCCAAGTACACACAGAGGGTGGATTATATCCTCCAGCTGCCAGTGCCCATGGACCAGGCCACCAACACAGGTGAGAGCTACTAGGATATAAGCACTGGCAAATGTAGACAGGAACTGGGTGTGTTGTGAAGCCAAATTTTGACACTGGGTGAATACAGGGTGTCTTTCTTAAAATTCAATTTTATAGATATTAGGCCTTATTTCACCAGAGACACCAGTTTTGTTCATCCATCTATTTCTTTTTATCAGAATGACTGCAGTTCTTCTGCACCTTACTGATATTATAAGCCCAACTGCTGAGCCTAATACTGCCTGTACACTGACCTGCTACACTTACCTGCTGGGAAAATGCCTGTCATAGATTAAGCCAACTTACTTTATACTTCCCTGGGGagagaaatccaagaaaatccTTGTATTTACCTGTCTGAAGTCCTTTTAGAGAAAAATCTAATGTGACGGAAGCTGTCATAGTAGCTTACTTGAATATAAAAAAGATAATTTGTCGGAAAATCCGGCTTAATTTTTGTCAAAATTTGTTTCAAGTGTCTTAAAAAGCATTCAGTTTGACTTTGATACCTGTATATACCCTGTGAATGTTGCAGTAGTGACCATATCAAACTAAATAATTCAGCTAGAAGTGATAATTAGTCACTAAATCACCtgatactgacactgacactgtttaGATTGTTAATGGAAATCCAGTGACACAGATTGCACAGTAGCTCATCATTCAGTACTGTACTGCTATTTGGAGCAGGCCAAGTGAGATGGGATAGAGTCATGCTCAAGTAAGTTTTACTACTGGGCCCCCCGGTACCTCACTGGATAAGAGCGTGTACCATTTGTCGGGGCTGGATCCTggtcgcagcgtcctgggttcgagTCCAACCTGAGGCCATTTGCTTCATGTCGTCCCCTCTTTaccccctgcctttcctgtctctctctaccgtGACTGTCAGGTGAAGCAGaagtgccaaaaaataatcttaaaaaaaagttttaccaTGTTGGCTGAGCTGACTACAGGCTTGACACAAGATTTACATTACTCTTGAGTGGCTGAGCTGACTTCAGGCTCTTCATTCACACAATCAAAGCACATGCCATAGTGGAACAGCCACAAGAGCAGAGAAGACAACAAAAACTGGCTTCAAGCTGCGCTCTTGGAAGGAACAATGGAGTCAGCATCTCTATATctgttgtgtgtatgagttGTTAAATTGTGGTCAGATATAATGAAATTGTAGAAAGCACTGTTTAAAGGTTACTGACGGGAAATTTAGACTGTGTAAGCCATGACCTGTtgccattattttttaaaatcattcttCAAAAGACACTTTCTGTGCAGTTTAGGAGAACACAGTGGTATTTAAGCTCTTTgttgtttcctcctcctttgtactgtatgtttggctccaacagaggagctgcaggaggcagAGCGTCGACGTGAAGAGGCAGATTCATCAGCAGGTCCTCTCCCGACAGTTAGAGCCCAAATCCCCTTCACAGCTTGCATGGCTGCCCTCAGTGAGCCAGAGATCCTTACAGACTTCTGGAGCTCAGCTGTGCAGGCCAAGACCACTGCTACTAAGTAGGGagaaacacagccacacacatactgatttttttctttggagcAAATCATAAAACGTCTTTATTAATGTCAGattctgtttcatttgtcaGAACAACCCGCTTTGCCTCTTTCCCTGACTACTTGGTTATCCAGATTAAGAAGTTCACCTTTGGCCTTGACTGGGTTCCAAAGAAACTGGGTGAGCAAAAGTTCATAATGCCAAATATTTATTGAAGAGATAAATATTTCTGCTCCTGTGCACAAACTCTTGTATTCCCATCAGAGATGGGAATGTATAATCATGCTCAGCATTCCTTGGTGTACAAAATGCTCCTTCCTCCTGCATAAAAATTTCTACCAGTGTTTTTATGTCACCTTTAGTTTGTTTACAACAAAGACAAACTTGGCTACAGTATAGGTTTTGTACAAAGTCACCAAGGTCAGAAAAACAttctgaaatttaatttgaacatTCTCGGGACGTGCGTTAGTCCTGACTCACATACAGTAATTAATTTTATTGAGTGGCACCGTTACTTAACATGTTGTGGAACTTGTTCTGAAGACTAATCGTCATCTGTTGCGTGATATTTGTTTCCTTGTTGCCTGTCATTGTCAGAATGTATTGCACTGAACACAATCCAAACTCTTTGGATCTAGTCAAAGATGGATAATTGAAACTAGAAAAGAAATTGTTTTAAAAGGTATATGGTTTTATTCTGTGCAGATGTGAGCATTGACGTTCCTGACACGCTGGACCTGAGTGCGCTGCGCGGGGCCGGCCAGCAGCCAGGGGAGGAGCTTCTACCGGAGGTGGCCCCACCCCCACTCATGACCCCAGATGTGGAGGTCAAAGGTATCCTGGGTTCCCACGGCAACGAGGAGGACGACTCGCTCTACTCCCCACTGCTGTGTCAGTCTGTCCGTCATTTCTGCTCTTTAACTCCTCCCTTGGTGATGCTGTTGATCACCCATCcccatttcctccttttttcctttccactttttctgttttcatgtttgttctATGTTCTGCATGTCTTTGTGTTACCTTATTTTGTGTACTTTTACAGCATTTGAGACAATTTAAGTTTACATTTCAAATTATGATAGCCACTCCtaagtttttctgttttggagtgtgtgtattattttcattgttttgccTTTTGAGTCAGTTCAAGAgaaacatttatcatttttttcttcacttttgttAAAACTAGGGATGTGCTCAGAGACGCAAAAAGCAGGATAACAGTGTTCTTCTTTGTGAAGACTGGGTATTGTTCAtctaaaaaaactgaaaaaaaaaaacacatctttgtGAAATAAACTTTTCACAAAGTACAACCAAGTAATTCAatcccttttcctcctcttgacACACACCCAGCCCCAGTCCTGGATGACTCCACGGTGTCCCAGTTATGTGAAATGGGATTCCCACTGGAGGCCTGCAGGAAGGCGGTGTACTacactgggaacactggaaTCGATGCTGCCATGAACTGGGTCATGGGCCATATGGACGACCCAGGTGGGTAGAGCATGGGGAATTTACCAGTAAGCTAATCATCAGTCAGTTTCACCGCTGCCCTCAGTCTACATATCTCctctctgtgattggctgcagacTTCTCTGCCCCCCTGGTGTTGCCTGGCTGTAGCTCCGCCCCTGGGACCACACCCACAGAGAGCCTGTCTGAAGAGCACCTGGCAACTATCGTCTCCATGGGCTTCAGCCGAGACCAGGCTACCAAAGCACTTAGAGCCACGGTTAGAAATTGACTCAGCTTGGAGTAATTTCTCAGACACTTTAACAAAAGATATGAAACTGTTTTAATCACTAGTCTGAAAATAAACTACTCATCCAACTCAAGTAAAGAACTGCACATAACACATGGTACTATTTTGTTCCCATCCCTCCATCAAGTGTATTTAATACAGTGTCCAACTGAGTGACTCTTGAACACAGCATGCCATAAGTATAACAGGGCTACTCAAAAAGATCATCAGGGTTCCCGcggggtcttaaaaagtcttaaaatcattgaatttatgaatttggaaataataccttaaaaagacttgaaaagtcttgaattttgatatctaggtcttaaaatttgttctgtatgtAACTTCTCTGTATCGCATTTCTCATCAAACGTTTCATCTGTCAACCACAATTGTTTtgataaaatgtaaacaaagagCAGCGGAACCAATATGAATATGTCACTGAAGACCTTGCGCTACAGCAGACACAAGACTACGAACGACAAGAcaagtagttgtttttttattcacgTTAGATAGTTAATTCACCCTTGAAAATGGGGAAATTTAAATCAGCGAAGCGTGGATGGATAAAATTTCTTTCCGTCATTGGTTAAAACCTGTGGTAGATAACGTTTTTGAAGCCTACTGCATCTTGTGCAAAAAGAGGATTCAGCTTGGAACAATGGGGGTGAAGGCATTGGACTCGCATGCCAAATCGGCCAGGCACATTAAATACGCCAGAGGAAAGGAACAGACTCCTTCAATCACCACCAGGTTCCcaccagctaacgttagccttgTAGCTGCTAATGTGCCTGAAGTCACAGCTAACACTAGCCAGCTAGCTGCTAGTGCTCCTTCAGCCCCTCCTGCTATGACTGCAGCTAACATTAAAGTCGATCTAGCACATTTTGCATGAGCACTGTGGAttgctattttgtttgttgaataaatgatcGCTCGAAATTCAAGGAGTTCAGTTTTCTTTGCCAGTAGGGCTGTGAAATAGGCCGAGAAATAGGTATTAATTTTGGATATAAATGGTCTtaaaaaaggtcttaaaaagacTTGAATTTAACTTGAAGAAACCTGTAGGAACCCTGGATCATACTTCACCAAAAACCTCTGATTGtccgcgctctctctctctctctgtgtctcagagTAATGTCCTCGAGCGGGCAGTTGACTGGATCTTCTCCCACCTGGATGATCTGGAGTCTATGGAGGTGTCAGAAGGAGGTCGCTCAGCAGCCGACAGTGAGGGGAGCAGGGAGCCACCCCCTGGGCCCCGTGTCAGAGATGGACCAGGCAGTGAGTcccagagagggaggggacggGAGAGATTTGCTCAGAATATGTTTCAGTATTTCAagtaatatttctgtttttgaaaccAGCATATGTTAATTTGTTAAGAGCGATTAGATGACTGgttcctttcttcctcccagAATATGAGCTGTTTGCATTCATCAGTCACATGGGGACAAGCACAATGTGTGGCCACTACGTCTGTCACATCAAGAAGGACCAACAGTAAGTACCGTTTTACTGTTTGAAAGCCTCTAATTTTTCTGAGGGGCAGAACCCACTGTTAAAAATTCTCTTTGCACCTTTCATATCCTTGAAATGAAAATCCTTTCCCGAAAGTGAtcccaaacaacaaaataatagcTATAATTTACACCCTTCACAACAGATTTGTTTCTGTCAAATGCTGTCAGTCTTGTATTCAGGTGTTCAGTTATTAAATATGACCGTGAAATGTTTTCTTCAGAAATGTCATTCTGATTGAAGTGGGGGGTTCGACAGTGGCTCAGCAGGGGGCACCATACTCCACTTCTAGTTTGGGATTTAAAAGCTCCCATAACTATTGATGTGAGCATGTACAAAGGGCTAAGATTATGCTGATTTGGAAAGTTTAAGTGATATCTTTTATATCTCATCTGAAAGGAACAAAAACTGAAGATTATTAAGATAAGATGAATGCTTTCGCACAGTACGGAAATTACCTACTGTCTCTCATTgcaccattttttattttgctgttatgGTGTCAATCATTTGGTAGCAGTTAATGTCACTCATCTCAAGTTGTTGATATTTCATACAAGAATGTTACCCTTTAATTTTGTGTATCACTCTGTTGTGTTTACATAAAATCAAAAGATTgtttgatggggaaaaaaatctttatccACAAATATATTACATTGCTTGTGTTCTGCACACCATCATATAAGTAAATGTAACATCATTACAGTGACATAAACGTATTTGTGAATTAAGAGgtttttgtaaacaacaaagAACTTACAAATATACGGTATactttcaaacacacatcatGCGTCCTTGTCACTCCGCCAGTTGAAAAGGCCACAGCAGAAGCCTTTCTGTGTTTGGATTTGACTTTCACTCCATGGTGGAGATTGTTACCACGGATGGAGACAATCTAGTAGAAGCTGGAGAGACTCAACACTGAccagcaacattttttaaaaacaatttaacaaGTCTTGACAGATATTTAGCTGTGGAGGTAGGTTAACTCTTGCGAACTGATGTTGGTGCAGTTGCTGCCACTGGTGTTGTAAGTGCAAAACTACCACCACTACATTATTTGTAGCTGTATAATTTGCAAGCATTCAACGAGATAAGTAAGTTTTGAGATGGTTGGTTGATGTTAGCTTAGCTTGCTGGTTAGCCAGCTGCTCTGATAAGTGAACCAAAAAGGAaattgagtttaaaaaaaaaaaaaattcttaagtTGTAAGTGCACTTGAAGACAGTCTAGATCTTTTTATGGTACTCTGAAGGTATAATGGGATCTGGGATCAATgcctgttcacactgcagctcattCACATCTCAGACACATTATTTTGAATTATAGACCATTTTTACtaccatttactacaattttacAACCGTTACTACCACTAATACTACTTCTGTTTTCCACttgttcctgcagcagcagccattgtgctgtttgcttttaGCTACTTGAGAGTCACTGCGGCGGTGCCTAATCAGTGTGTTACAAGCAGTCAGGACCAGCAAGGTCATACCAAATGTGAAGGGAAATGGAGGCTGCTTTTTGCTCTCTGTG
The Myripristis murdjan chromosome 16, fMyrMur1.1, whole genome shotgun sequence DNA segment above includes these coding regions:
- the usp5 gene encoding ubiquitin carboxyl-terminal hydrolase 5 isoform X4 produces the protein MAEVGEVLMSVLSTIRVPRPGDRVHKDECALSFSSPESEGGLYVCMNSFLGFGSQYVDRHHTRTGQRAYLHITRTRKTQEDDNNSGSGHPPKKKPTRLAIGIEGGFDVEQEQYEEDVKVVIFPDRQEVTSDDLAGMPDVVRERVSLSMAGLMSADSVSHTLQVQQWDGEVRQESRHAADLKQLDNGVKIPPSGWRCEVCDLQENLWMNLTDGKVLCGRRYFDGSGGNNHALLHFQQTGHPLAVKLGTITPDGADVYSYDEDDMVLDPKLPEHLAHFGIDMMTMEKTERTMTELEIAVNQRVGEWEVIQESGTTLRPLSGPGLTGMKNLGNSCYLNSVMQVLFTVPDFQNKYVSNIDKIFDEAPSDPTQDFKTQVAKLGYGLLSGEYSKPAPDPGDENGTSEPRGDQIGIAPRMFKALVGRGHPEFSTNRQQDAQEFLLHFINMVERNCRSGLNPSEAFRFLVEERIVCQQSQKAKYTQRVDYILQLPVPMDQATNTEELQEAERRREEADSSAGPLPTVRAQIPFTACMAALSEPEILTDFWSSAVQAKTTATKTTRFASFPDYLVIQIKKFTFGLDWVPKKLDVSIDVPDTLDLSALRGAGQQPGEELLPEVAPPPLMTPDVEVKAPVLDDSTVSQLCEMGFPLEACRKAVYYTGNTGIDAAMNWVMGHMDDPDFSAPLVLPGCSSAPGTTPTESLSEEHLATIVSMGFSRDQATKALRATSNVLERAVDWIFSHLDDLESMEVSEGGRSAADSEGSREPPPGPRVRDGPGKYELFAFISHMGTSTMCGHYVCHIKKDQQWVIFNDQKVCASEKPPKDLGYLYFYRRVAE
- the usp5 gene encoding ubiquitin carboxyl-terminal hydrolase 5 isoform X3, whose amino-acid sequence is MAEVGEVLMSVLSTIRVPRPGDRVHKDECALSFSSPESEGGLYVCMNSFLGFGSQYVDRHHTRTGQRAYLHITRTRKTQKEDDNNSGSGHPPKKKPTRLAIGIEGGFDVEQEQYEEDVKVVIFPDRQEVTSDDLAGMPDVVRERVSLSMAGLMSADSVSHTLQVQQWDGEVRQESRHAADLKQLDNGVKIPPSGWRCEVCDLQENLWMNLTDGKVLCGRRYFDGSGGNNHALLHFQQTGHPLAVKLGTITPDGADVYSYDEDDMVLDPKLPEHLAHFGIDMMTMEKTERTMTELEIAVNQRVGEWEVIQESGTTLRPLSGPGLTGMKNLGNSCYLNSVMQVLFTVPDFQNKYVSNIDKIFDEAPSDPTQDFKTQVAKLGYGLLSGEYSKPAPDPGDENGTSEPRGDQIGIAPRMFKALVGRGHPEFSTNRQQDAQEFLLHFINMVERNCRSGLNPSEAFRFLVEERIVCQQSQKAKYTQRVDYILQLPVPMDQATNTEELQEAERRREEADSSAGPLPTVRAQIPFTACMAALSEPEILTDFWSSAVQAKTTATKTTRFASFPDYLVIQIKKFTFGLDWVPKKLDVSIDVPDTLDLSALRGAGQQPGEELLPEVAPPPLMTPDVEVKAPVLDDSTVSQLCEMGFPLEACRKAVYYTGNTGIDAAMNWVMGHMDDPDFSAPLVLPGCSSAPGTTPTESLSEEHLATIVSMGFSRDQATKALRATSNVLERAVDWIFSHLDDLESMEVSEGGRSAADSEGSREPPPGPRVRDGPGKYELFAFISHMGTSTMCGHYVCHIKKDQQWVIFNDQKVCASEKPPKDLGYLYFYRRVAE